A section of the Myxococcus virescens genome encodes:
- a CDS encoding glycosyltransferase family 2 protein: MPVPAVTVLLPARNAEATVARAVRSLLTGTLRDLRVFAVDDGSTDGTREVLTDLAASDSRVEVLDGRGRGLVAALNLALREATSPYVARMDADDEALPKRLEASLTALEAEPGLAGVGTAVELFRDDKPVSPSLQAYATWLSGLTTAERLDRERFIESPLCHPSVCLRRDALVAAGGWQDGDFPEDYALWLELLDRGFGLRNLPEVLLRWRDSDGRMTRTDPRYAVKRFLWTKARYLTRGRGPLADGRPCTVWGAGPSGKTLTHFLHEEGVRVRRYVEVHPRKVGTRIHGIPVISPQELGAPGDGHLLVCVGVRWARAEIREDLIGRGWVEGRDFTCAA; the protein is encoded by the coding sequence ATGCCCGTTCCGGCTGTTACTGTCCTCCTCCCCGCGCGAAACGCCGAAGCCACCGTGGCCCGCGCCGTCCGCAGCCTCTTGACGGGCACCCTCCGCGACCTCCGTGTGTTCGCGGTGGACGACGGCTCCACGGACGGTACGCGTGAAGTGCTGACCGACCTGGCGGCGAGCGACTCCCGCGTGGAAGTCCTTGACGGCCGGGGCCGTGGCCTGGTGGCGGCGCTGAACCTGGCGCTGCGTGAAGCCACCTCCCCCTACGTCGCCCGGATGGACGCGGATGACGAAGCCCTTCCCAAACGCCTGGAGGCAAGCCTCACCGCCCTGGAAGCGGAACCCGGGTTGGCCGGCGTGGGAACGGCCGTGGAGCTGTTCCGGGATGACAAACCCGTGAGCCCCTCGCTCCAGGCCTATGCCACGTGGCTCAGCGGGCTGACCACCGCGGAGCGACTCGACCGGGAGCGCTTCATCGAAAGCCCCCTGTGCCACCCTTCCGTCTGCCTGCGCCGGGACGCCCTGGTGGCCGCGGGAGGCTGGCAGGACGGCGACTTCCCGGAGGACTACGCGCTGTGGCTGGAGCTGTTGGACCGGGGCTTCGGGCTGCGCAACCTGCCCGAGGTATTGCTTCGCTGGCGCGACAGCGACGGGCGGATGACGCGAACGGACCCGCGCTATGCCGTCAAGCGCTTCCTGTGGACGAAGGCGCGCTACCTGACGCGAGGCCGTGGCCCCCTGGCGGACGGGCGCCCCTGCACGGTGTGGGGCGCGGGCCCGAGCGGCAAGACGCTGACGCACTTCCTCCACGAGGAAGGCGTCCGCGTGCGGCGCTACGTGGAGGTCCACCCTCGCAAGGTGGGCACGCGCATCCATGGCATCCCGGTCATCTCCCCCCAGGAGCTCGGCGCCCCCGGGGATGGACACCTGTTGGTGTGCGTGGGCGTCCGCTGGGCCCGCGCGGAGATTCGCGAGGACCTCATCGGACGGGGCTGGGTGGAGGGTCGCGACTTCACCTGCGCGGCGTGA
- a CDS encoding RluA family pseudouridine synthase: protein MKRRTFRVEGALVGKAVARAVADELGLPEPGARGLVEVGAVYVAGKRSRDANARLTAGQVVTVVLEEGGQSPLSEAPPAPELRVLYEDADVIAVDKPAGVSAQPTEGRVGDSLVDLVGAKLGRPAGLVHRLDRETSGVTVFGKTAEATSALAAEFREGRARKRYVAATGPGLPPSGTVDLPLSKDPSRPGRWRATRAANGVPALTDFHTLSSGPAFCVVELLPHTGRTHQLRAHLTALGAPILGDARYGGAARAEGVEAARCLLHAQALELGHPRTGKLLRIEAPVPEDLMRFFLAAGVPAPSGAIRGAE from the coding sequence ATGAAGCGCCGGACGTTCCGGGTGGAAGGGGCGTTGGTGGGGAAGGCCGTGGCCCGCGCGGTCGCGGATGAATTGGGACTGCCCGAGCCGGGGGCGCGGGGGCTGGTGGAGGTGGGCGCCGTCTACGTGGCGGGCAAGCGGAGCCGGGATGCGAATGCGCGGCTGACGGCTGGGCAGGTGGTGACGGTAGTGCTGGAGGAGGGCGGGCAGAGCCCCCTGTCCGAGGCGCCCCCCGCCCCCGAGCTGCGTGTGCTGTACGAGGACGCGGACGTCATCGCGGTAGACAAGCCGGCCGGCGTGTCCGCGCAGCCCACCGAGGGGCGCGTGGGGGACAGCCTGGTGGACCTGGTGGGGGCGAAGCTGGGACGCCCCGCGGGGTTGGTGCACCGCCTGGACCGGGAGACGTCCGGCGTGACGGTGTTCGGGAAGACGGCGGAGGCCACGTCGGCGCTGGCGGCCGAGTTCCGGGAGGGGCGGGCGCGAAAGCGCTACGTCGCGGCCACCGGGCCGGGTTTGCCCCCGTCGGGCACGGTGGACCTGCCGTTGTCCAAGGACCCGTCGCGCCCTGGCCGCTGGCGGGCGACCCGGGCGGCCAATGGTGTACCCGCGCTGACGGACTTCCACACGCTGTCATCGGGGCCGGCGTTCTGTGTCGTCGAGCTGCTGCCGCACACGGGCCGCACGCATCAGCTCCGCGCGCACCTGACGGCGCTGGGCGCTCCGATTCTGGGGGACGCGCGCTACGGTGGTGCGGCCCGGGCGGAAGGCGTGGAGGCAGCGCGGTGCTTGCTGCATGCCCAGGCCCTGGAGCTGGGACATCCGCGCACGGGGAAGTTGCTGCGAATCGAGGCGCCGGTGCCGGAGGACCTGATGCGGTTCTTCCTGGCCGCTGGCGTGCCGGCGCCCTCGGGCGCCATTCGTGGCGCTGAGTGA
- a CDS encoding peptidase M3 → MDRPLHSVRTRLDDFLAELATLNYRQGAGLALDVSPSQLHASFPELSSPDTFAAANEALAKAQSKNEPLTVRRIRLVRELVASHVEDALAARHVEAIASLEAQARLMVDDQTYSFGEALGRIPHESARGRRALLERATGEFLWQNRTRYGDRRDAALHAAEQLGAKNYPALRQDVTGIDFARLAESAATMLARTEDAYRDVLAYVLKKVDPLLRPLPGGEARRHDLQAALQAPWMDGFFRREDAFPAVVRWLGEWGLTPNAGGRIRIDDEARPGKSPRPFVAVVRVPDDIRLVLQPRGGIDGLASLLHEMGHAQHRAHVSDTLPMELRRLGDASVTEAHAAVFERMLLSPEWLKRYLGLPTVAARDTVRLAAFQALTLLRRHAAKLTYELSLTQRGASTERADEYADGQRHALFVEPHPGFFLHDMDPQLYVAHYLRSWALETQLTARLTERFNEDYWRNPAAAAWLKGLYARGGTDDAEGLATETSGTPLALPEAGERLVAILNR, encoded by the coding sequence ATGGACCGTCCCCTGCACTCCGTCCGTACGCGGCTGGACGACTTCCTCGCCGAGCTCGCCACGCTGAACTACCGGCAAGGCGCCGGGCTCGCGCTGGATGTTTCCCCCAGCCAGCTCCACGCCTCCTTCCCCGAGCTGTCGTCTCCGGACACCTTCGCCGCCGCCAACGAGGCGCTCGCCAAGGCCCAATCGAAGAACGAGCCCCTCACCGTCCGCCGCATCCGACTGGTGCGTGAGCTGGTGGCCTCGCACGTCGAGGACGCGCTCGCCGCCCGTCACGTGGAGGCCATTGCCTCGCTGGAGGCCCAGGCCCGGCTGATGGTGGACGACCAGACCTACTCCTTCGGCGAGGCGCTGGGCCGCATTCCCCACGAGTCCGCCCGGGGCCGCCGCGCCCTGCTGGAGCGCGCCACCGGCGAGTTCCTCTGGCAGAACCGCACCCGCTACGGGGACCGGCGCGATGCGGCCCTGCACGCCGCGGAGCAGCTGGGCGCGAAGAACTACCCCGCCCTGCGCCAGGACGTCACCGGCATCGACTTCGCCAGGCTGGCCGAGTCCGCCGCGACGATGCTCGCGCGCACGGAGGACGCCTACCGCGACGTGCTCGCCTACGTCCTCAAGAAGGTGGACCCGCTGCTGCGTCCACTGCCCGGCGGAGAGGCCCGCAGGCATGACTTGCAGGCCGCGCTCCAGGCCCCGTGGATGGACGGCTTCTTCCGACGCGAGGACGCCTTCCCCGCCGTGGTGCGCTGGCTGGGCGAGTGGGGCCTGACGCCCAACGCCGGAGGCCGCATCCGCATCGACGACGAGGCCCGGCCCGGCAAGTCACCGCGCCCCTTCGTCGCCGTGGTGCGCGTGCCGGACGACATCCGCCTGGTGCTCCAGCCTCGCGGCGGCATCGACGGGCTGGCCAGCCTGCTCCATGAGATGGGCCACGCGCAGCACCGCGCCCACGTCTCCGACACGCTGCCCATGGAGCTGCGCCGGCTGGGCGACGCGTCCGTGACGGAGGCACACGCCGCCGTCTTCGAGCGGATGCTCCTGTCCCCCGAGTGGCTCAAGCGCTACCTGGGACTGCCCACCGTGGCCGCGCGGGACACGGTGCGACTGGCCGCCTTCCAGGCCCTCACGCTGCTGCGGCGTCACGCGGCCAAGCTGACCTACGAGCTGTCCCTGACGCAGCGGGGCGCCTCCACGGAACGCGCGGACGAATACGCCGACGGGCAGCGCCATGCGCTCTTCGTCGAGCCACACCCTGGCTTCTTCCTCCACGACATGGACCCGCAACTATACGTGGCGCACTACCTGCGGTCCTGGGCCCTGGAGACCCAGCTCACCGCGCGCCTCACGGAGCGGTTCAACGAGGACTATTGGAGGAACCCCGCGGCCGCCGCCTGGTTGAAGGGGCTGTACGCGCGTGGGGGCACTGATGATGCGGAAGGACTGGCCACGGAGACGTCAGGCACGCCGTTGGCGTTGCCCGAGGCCGGGGAGCGCCTCGTGGCCATCCTCAACCGGTAG
- a CDS encoding DUF2058 family protein, giving the protein MQNLRDKLLKAGLVTEDQAKKVESKPSQAEARRPGPQEGGRSGGNRPPPRRDDNRTPGGPPRGEGGGRPSGGRDAGRREGGGRPGGGFGGAPRHGGGPQHGRPAAAAAERAIPKLPPMPGSKAYQRAESKRQVELDRALRELVLGSQVPVEAGETAFYFMTRKGKLRRLELSPAQAKQLEEGELGVVERPEPAQIEHSLVPSSAAEQMFALSKKSVRFLNRKENPVGFMNDEELKAQQAAEAAGTAPELPDEPEGGSEASAETAAEASAETASEGEAAPTEPKARSEEAQNG; this is encoded by the coding sequence ATGCAGAACCTGCGCGACAAGCTATTGAAGGCGGGCCTCGTCACCGAGGACCAGGCCAAGAAGGTGGAGTCGAAGCCCAGCCAGGCGGAAGCCCGGCGGCCCGGACCCCAGGAGGGCGGCCGTTCAGGCGGCAACCGTCCTCCCCCCCGCCGTGATGACAACCGGACACCAGGCGGCCCGCCCCGAGGCGAGGGTGGAGGCCGTCCGAGTGGCGGCCGTGACGCCGGCCGTCGTGAGGGCGGCGGACGTCCAGGCGGCGGCTTCGGGGGTGCCCCCCGGCACGGCGGAGGTCCCCAGCACGGGCGGCCGGCCGCGGCGGCGGCGGAGCGGGCCATCCCCAAGCTGCCCCCCATGCCGGGCTCCAAGGCCTACCAGCGCGCCGAGTCCAAGCGGCAGGTGGAGCTGGACCGCGCCCTGCGCGAGTTGGTGCTGGGCTCCCAGGTCCCCGTCGAGGCGGGGGAGACGGCGTTCTACTTCATGACCCGCAAGGGCAAGCTGCGCCGGCTGGAGCTGAGCCCCGCGCAGGCGAAGCAGCTCGAGGAGGGCGAGCTGGGCGTGGTGGAGCGTCCCGAGCCCGCGCAGATCGAGCACTCGCTGGTGCCTTCGTCGGCGGCGGAGCAGATGTTCGCGCTGTCGAAGAAGTCGGTGCGCTTCCTCAACCGCAAGGAGAACCCCGTCGGCTTCATGAACGACGAGGAGCTCAAGGCCCAGCAGGCCGCCGAGGCGGCGGGCACCGCGCCCGAGCTGCCCGACGAGCCCGAAGGCGGCTCCGAAGCTTCGGCCGAGACCGCAGCCGAGGCCTCTGCCGAGACCGCGTCCGAGGGCGAGGCGGCCCCGACCGAGCCGAAGGCCCGCAGCGAAGAAGCCCAGAACGGCTGA
- a CDS encoding SDR family NAD(P)-dependent oxidoreductase: MTTTSKTVVVTGASRGIGRAVALAFAKAGHDVWALARSTEALESLRQEGGERIRPLAVDVSDEAALVAASQRILTEGAPRVLVNNAGITVSAPLTKTRTEDLARVMAVNVTAPFLLCRELMPAMAQAGGGRVINIGSMAAVRGVKYTSAYCASKHALLGLTRALAVEYAKKQVTVNIVNPGWVETDMFAGATSAISASTGRSEEQAREALASMNAMGRIITPEEVAALCLFLASDAAGGITGTAYAIDGGELG; the protein is encoded by the coding sequence ATGACGACGACCTCCAAGACGGTGGTGGTAACGGGCGCGAGCCGAGGCATTGGCCGCGCGGTGGCGCTGGCTTTCGCGAAGGCGGGCCATGACGTGTGGGCCCTGGCGCGTTCGACGGAAGCGCTGGAGTCGCTCCGGCAGGAAGGCGGCGAGCGCATCCGGCCGCTCGCGGTGGACGTGTCCGACGAAGCGGCGCTGGTTGCCGCGAGCCAGCGCATCCTCACCGAGGGTGCCCCGCGCGTGCTCGTGAACAACGCGGGCATCACCGTCTCCGCGCCCCTGACGAAGACGCGCACCGAGGACCTGGCCCGCGTCATGGCCGTCAACGTGACGGCGCCTTTCCTCCTCTGCCGCGAGCTGATGCCGGCCATGGCCCAAGCGGGCGGCGGACGCGTCATCAACATCGGCTCCATGGCCGCGGTGCGGGGCGTGAAGTACACGTCCGCGTATTGCGCGTCGAAGCATGCGCTGCTGGGCCTGACGCGCGCGCTCGCGGTGGAGTACGCGAAGAAGCAGGTCACGGTGAACATCGTGAATCCGGGCTGGGTGGAGACGGACATGTTCGCCGGTGCGACCTCGGCCATCAGCGCCTCCACGGGCCGCAGCGAGGAGCAGGCGCGCGAGGCCCTGGCGTCCATGAACGCCATGGGCCGCATCATCACGCCGGAGGAAGTCGCCGCGCTGTGCCTGTTCCTCGCGTCGGACGCGGCGGGCGGCATCACCGGCACGGCGTACGCCATCGACGGTGGCGAGCTGGGCTGA
- a CDS encoding PQQ-binding-like beta-propeller repeat protein, with product MSGLRSMVLGACLWVGCSSSVEDGAAPTLETPADVTQTPTPGAETPARQEPTPEPQVPPPATSAACSGPDGTARLAWSYDAAWNHTVDFRGTMDGDGHTYWTECESSYWVDKDPSQLACQLVSVTSEGTERYRRDLPPPGAWGVHTVAGGQLFVTGRLALLSARDSATGQERWSVSLGAVKDEDPQAHHGLRIESLVLSPPYLIALVHDTFGDAGAEDLLVAVHAETGAVAWKEPVPPVHAPLVVDTEGNVYGGASDVLEQRTDLFSYAADGQLRWRTQRTGVLEPTAVDGGTLMLGRAELVDAATGAPIATLATASAESFYYSLGRSSSTFGRTAMQADRLLVLPDMRCTTEGCPTTTHPGGTFLYGLDPSSGAVRWHRAVGTWPMSPLLTQRGSLLLVDRPVAETCGEHACTGEDAALGSFLRELDQDGNELSACALLGKAPYITPPALHRGRVVLGAWTNWNANNDWTQRMSIRAFDMTAPDEPASSGWVSAGGGNARSGQTKPTGAAAQARAPGPQAR from the coding sequence GTGAGTGGACTGCGAAGCATGGTGCTGGGCGCGTGTCTGTGGGTGGGCTGTTCGTCGTCCGTGGAGGACGGAGCGGCGCCCACCCTCGAGACACCCGCGGATGTGACGCAAACGCCCACCCCTGGCGCTGAGACGCCCGCTCGGCAGGAGCCCACACCCGAGCCGCAGGTGCCGCCCCCGGCGACATCGGCGGCGTGCTCCGGACCGGATGGCACGGCGCGACTCGCGTGGAGCTACGACGCCGCGTGGAACCACACCGTGGACTTCCGGGGGACCATGGACGGGGACGGGCACACCTACTGGACGGAGTGCGAGAGCAGCTATTGGGTGGACAAGGACCCGAGCCAGCTCGCGTGTCAGCTCGTCTCCGTCACGTCTGAAGGGACCGAGCGCTACCGGCGCGACCTTCCGCCCCCGGGAGCCTGGGGCGTCCACACGGTGGCGGGGGGACAGCTCTTCGTCACGGGCCGGCTGGCCCTGCTCTCCGCTCGGGACAGCGCCACCGGACAGGAGCGCTGGAGCGTGTCGCTGGGGGCCGTGAAGGACGAAGACCCGCAGGCGCACCATGGGCTTCGCATCGAATCGCTCGTGCTCAGCCCGCCCTATCTGATTGCGCTGGTACACGACACGTTCGGAGACGCGGGCGCCGAGGACCTGCTCGTCGCGGTGCACGCGGAGACCGGCGCGGTGGCGTGGAAGGAGCCCGTGCCGCCCGTCCATGCGCCGCTGGTGGTGGATACGGAGGGCAACGTCTACGGCGGCGCCTCCGATGTCCTGGAGCAGCGGACGGACCTCTTCTCGTACGCGGCGGATGGGCAGCTCCGGTGGCGGACGCAGCGCACGGGCGTGCTCGAGCCCACGGCCGTGGACGGAGGGACGTTGATGCTGGGCCGCGCGGAGCTGGTGGACGCGGCCACGGGAGCGCCAATCGCCACGCTGGCGACCGCTTCCGCTGAGTCCTTCTATTACTCGCTGGGCCGCTCCAGCTCGACCTTCGGCCGCACGGCGATGCAGGCGGACCGGCTCCTGGTCCTGCCCGACATGCGGTGCACCACCGAGGGCTGCCCCACCACCACGCATCCGGGTGGCACGTTCCTCTATGGGCTGGACCCATCGAGCGGCGCGGTGCGCTGGCACCGGGCCGTGGGCACCTGGCCGATGTCACCGCTCCTCACCCAGCGTGGCTCGCTGCTGCTGGTGGACCGGCCCGTGGCCGAGACGTGCGGCGAGCACGCCTGCACCGGTGAGGACGCCGCGCTCGGTTCGTTCCTGCGGGAGCTGGACCAGGACGGGAACGAGTTGTCCGCCTGCGCGCTGCTGGGAAAGGCGCCGTACATCACCCCGCCCGCGCTGCACCGGGGACGCGTGGTGCTGGGGGCCTGGACGAACTGGAATGCCAACAATGACTGGACGCAGCGGATGAGCATCCGCGCCTTCGACATGACGGCGCCCGATGAGCCGGCCTCCAGCGGCTGGGTGAGCGCGGGCGGCGGCAATGCCCGCTCGGGCCAGACGAAGCCCACTGGCGCGGCGGCGCAGGCGCGCGCCCCAGGCCCACAAGCGCGCTAG
- a CDS encoding methyl-accepting chemotaxis protein translates to MTHSLAARLTAALSLVILCLSTLSVALTGVSLRTWSHEAVTSRLAQDEAAWSRVLSQEARSLTALARVAAADTPLQTVLSSGSGGGEQLEPSLRAQQSLLGVDLLLAVDTAAGVRVGTPPGALSGMEALVKEGGARIILVDEVPHQAVAQPVMTAEGRTAGYVVLGRVLGEVELQALRDERGVEGVLSVGGKPVAHALSAVPEDALLAALEGKGRPDEVSVNGVSLRLRRVEMGPGVELLLTRDGGKEAEQFRASMLLVVLLGLIVTAAAGTAIFLLVRRMMEPLRELTVATTRMVSEGDFRGTLAVRSKDEIGQLASSFSELMSQLRELLMALRHSAEQLETASTHLTESASVQNEAVSQQAVALHETQIAAQQLQEASRAAARRVEVILREADKASGFGEAGEAAVSGSVGGLTHIRSHVEQIGRTVAELHQRTRQVGDITRTVKDLADQSNVLALNASIEAARSGDSGRSFAVVARQMRSLADQSAGATTRVQSILSDIGRAISQTVSTSEGGAREVEGGLEQVRAAGESLRSLAGIIQSNGKTVRSIAEAVSQQDAGIAELFAALSSMADLADQIVDRMAASEQSAIQLSAASAELSAIVGRYQL, encoded by the coding sequence ATGACGCACAGCCTTGCCGCGCGCCTGACCGCAGCGCTCTCCCTGGTCATCCTCTGTCTCTCCACGCTGAGCGTCGCGCTCACGGGCGTGTCGCTTCGGACGTGGTCGCACGAAGCCGTCACGTCCCGTCTGGCGCAAGACGAAGCCGCGTGGAGCCGCGTCCTGTCCCAGGAGGCGCGCTCGCTGACGGCCCTGGCCCGCGTCGCCGCGGCCGACACGCCCTTGCAGACCGTGCTGTCGAGCGGCTCCGGGGGCGGGGAGCAGCTCGAGCCCTCGCTGCGTGCGCAGCAGTCGCTCCTGGGCGTGGACCTGCTGCTCGCGGTGGACACCGCGGCGGGTGTGCGAGTGGGCACGCCACCCGGGGCCCTGTCGGGGATGGAGGCCCTGGTGAAGGAGGGCGGCGCGCGCATCATCCTGGTGGATGAAGTGCCCCATCAGGCCGTGGCGCAGCCCGTGATGACGGCCGAGGGCCGCACCGCGGGGTACGTGGTGCTGGGGCGGGTCCTGGGCGAGGTGGAGCTCCAAGCGCTGCGTGACGAGCGCGGTGTGGAGGGCGTGCTGTCCGTGGGCGGGAAGCCGGTGGCGCACGCGCTGAGCGCGGTGCCTGAGGATGCCTTGCTCGCGGCACTGGAGGGGAAGGGCCGGCCGGATGAGGTGTCGGTGAATGGCGTGTCGTTGCGGCTGCGCCGGGTGGAGATGGGGCCGGGCGTGGAGCTGCTGCTCACGCGTGACGGTGGGAAGGAAGCGGAGCAGTTCCGTGCGTCGATGCTGCTCGTGGTGCTGCTGGGCCTCATCGTCACGGCGGCGGCGGGCACGGCCATCTTCCTGCTGGTGCGGCGGATGATGGAGCCTCTGCGCGAGCTGACCGTGGCCACCACGCGGATGGTGTCGGAGGGGGATTTCCGAGGGACGCTGGCGGTGCGCTCGAAGGATGAGATTGGTCAGCTCGCCAGTTCGTTCTCGGAGTTGATGTCGCAGCTGCGCGAGCTGTTGATGGCGCTGCGCCATTCGGCCGAGCAGCTCGAAACGGCGTCCACGCACCTCACCGAGTCCGCGTCCGTCCAGAACGAGGCGGTGTCGCAGCAGGCGGTGGCGCTGCATGAGACGCAGATTGCGGCGCAGCAGCTCCAGGAAGCCTCGCGCGCGGCGGCGCGGCGCGTGGAGGTCATCCTGCGGGAGGCGGACAAGGCCAGTGGCTTTGGCGAGGCGGGCGAGGCCGCGGTGTCCGGCAGCGTGGGTGGGCTCACGCACATCCGGTCGCACGTGGAGCAGATTGGCCGCACCGTCGCGGAGTTGCACCAGCGCACGCGGCAGGTGGGGGACATCACCCGCACGGTGAAGGACCTGGCGGACCAGTCGAACGTGCTGGCGCTCAATGCTTCCATCGAGGCGGCGCGCAGTGGTGATTCGGGTCGTTCCTTCGCGGTGGTGGCGCGGCAGATGCGGTCGCTGGCGGACCAGTCCGCGGGGGCGACCACGCGCGTGCAGTCCATCCTGAGCGACATCGGCCGGGCCATCTCGCAGACGGTGAGCACCAGTGAGGGCGGCGCGCGCGAGGTGGAAGGTGGCCTGGAGCAGGTGCGCGCGGCGGGCGAGAGCCTCCGCTCGCTGGCGGGCATCATCCAAAGCAACGGCAAGACGGTGCGCAGCATCGCCGAGGCCGTGAGCCAGCAGGACGCGGGCATCGCGGAGCTGTTCGCCGCGCTCAGCTCGATGGCCGACCTGGCGGACCAGATTGTCGACCGGATGGCCGCGAGCGAGCAGTCCGCCATCCAGCTCTCCGCGGCGTCCGCCGAGCTGAGCGCCATCGTCGGCAGGTACCAGCTCTAG
- a CDS encoding PP2C family protein-serine/threonine phosphatase — protein MRMDSAGQTHIGRRPHNEDAFCVAPELGLFVVADGLGGQEGGEVASRCVVDTFVGFGLRLGQDRDSTWPTVPDPRRSREENLLAACSALAQRNLQAQRVGRLREMASTVVALAVSEHGAAVAHVGDSRLYRLRGGKLESLTRDHSLIEELRDAGMEPPGGSGNLRHLITRALGTENAEPTVQRLQTEPGDVFLLCSDGLYEPLGVEGLMKRLTMSSAREVCDALVADAYEAGGKDNITAVVLRVADA, from the coding sequence ATGAGAATGGACAGCGCGGGACAGACCCACATCGGTCGGCGGCCGCACAACGAGGATGCGTTCTGCGTCGCACCGGAGCTGGGGCTGTTCGTCGTGGCGGATGGGCTGGGCGGACAAGAGGGGGGAGAAGTCGCCAGCCGGTGTGTCGTGGACACCTTCGTGGGCTTTGGCCTGCGCCTGGGGCAGGACCGGGATTCGACGTGGCCCACGGTGCCGGACCCTCGCCGCAGCCGTGAAGAGAACCTGTTGGCGGCGTGCTCGGCCCTGGCGCAGCGCAACCTCCAGGCGCAGCGCGTGGGCCGGCTGCGGGAGATGGCGTCCACCGTCGTGGCGTTGGCGGTGAGCGAGCACGGCGCGGCGGTGGCGCACGTGGGCGACAGCCGCCTGTACCGGTTGCGTGGCGGAAAGCTGGAGTCGCTCACGCGCGACCACTCGCTCATCGAGGAGCTTCGGGACGCGGGCATGGAGCCGCCGGGAGGCTCGGGCAACTTGCGCCACCTCATCACCCGCGCGCTGGGCACGGAGAACGCGGAGCCCACCGTGCAGCGGCTTCAGACGGAGCCGGGCGATGTGTTCCTGCTGTGCTCGGACGGGCTCTATGAGCCGCTGGGCGTGGAGGGCCTGATGAAGCGCCTGACGATGTCCTCCGCGCGCGAGGTCTGTGACGCGCTGGTCGCGGACGCCTACGAGGCGGGGGGCAAGGACAACATCACCGCGGTGGTGCTGCGCGTCGCGGACGCGTGA